The following proteins are encoded in a genomic region of Bemisia tabaci unplaced genomic scaffold, PGI_BMITA_v3:
- the LOC140225833 gene encoding uncharacterized protein has translation MGVQSDCNGNHLPEAPRRRAPTARPPFTLADLKRAVPAHCFERSLPRSAAHVLADVGAYVLLGVAGSALIPALPWWGALLAWPLHWFLQGTLMIGLWVLAHECGHHAFSRYKRVNDAVGFAIHTSLLVPYFSLQVSHARHHANTGSAEHDELFCPKQRSGLGTLHRLTENPAGRILKSVLSMAAGWPLYLAINITGRSYEGLASHFDPFSPIFRDSHRLKVLLSDLGIVTMIGTLYYLGATFGLWWLTCHYLMPFVFLNGWLVVVAYLNHTHPALPRYASQEWDWLRGALSTVDRDYWVFNHLLHHITDTHVMHHLLPTIPHYHAVEASEAIKPILGAYYNYDSTPILKAFLRESIECLFIEPQSEGDGVLWFSGRFHHDGFFTEFKNFLVNLTRPSFYGPLVSLLATISATVARALANLVIVLLSPSYYLETVPRALLSLGKAIAELLTPIVESIAPLASSKFYRETLPSAAVAPFTASFYREVWHILAAVWDYSFMAAENFLSIMSAFAQVYLLVGETVKNLVLGLLNTRISINVSYSHDTVRNLLASPLKGKVMPNFAPQEKLTTMLSKVDAFRSTIGPRGFLNLREKLC, from the exons ATGGGCGTTCAGTCAGACTGCAACGGGAACCACCTGCCGGAGGCGCCGAGACGACGGGCGCCGACCGCGCGGCCTCCGTTCACGCTGGCCGACCTGAAGCGGGCCGTCCCGGCGCACTGCTTCGAGCGCTCCCTCCCGCGCTCGGCCGCCCACGTGCTCGCCGACGTGGGCGCCTACGTCTTGCTGGGCGTCGCCGGGAGCGCCCTCATCCCGGCGCTGCCGTGGTGGGGCGCCCTCCTGGCCTGGCCGCTCCACTGGTTCCTGCAAGGCACCCTCATGATCGGCCTCTGGGTCTTGGCCCACGAGTGCGGGCACCACGCCTTCAGCCGCTACAAGCGCGTCAACGACGCCGTCGGCTTCGCCATCCACACCTCGCTCCTCGTCCCCTACTTCTCGCTCCAGGTCTCGCATGCCCGCCATCACGCCAACACCGGATCCGCTGAACACGATGAG TTATTCTGCCCGAAGCAAAGGTCCGGTCTGGGGACGCTGCACAGGCTGACGGAAAACCCTGCCGGTCGGATCCTCAAGTCTGTGCTCTCTATGGCCGCCGGGTGGCCCCTTTACTTGGCCATCAACATCACCGGCCGCAGCTACGAGGGCCTCGCCTCCCACTTCGATCCCTTCAGCCCAATTTTCCGCGACTCCCACCGCCTCAAGGTCCTTCTTTCCGATTTAG gtATCGTGACCATGATCGGGACCCTGTACTACCTGGGCGCGACTTTCGGTCTGTGGTGGTTGACCTGCCACTACCTGATGCCGTTCGTGTTCCTCAACGGGTGGCTGGTGGTGGTGGCCTACCTGAACCACACGCACCCGGCCCTCCCGCGCTACGCCTCCCAGGAGTGGGACTGGCTCCGCGGCGCCCTCTCCACCGTCGACCGCGACTACTGGGTCTTCAACCACCTCCTCCATCACATCACCGACACACACGTCATGCACCACCTCCTCCCCACCATCCCCCACTACCACGCCGTCGAGGCTTCCGAGGCCATCAAACCTATCCTAG GCGCCTACTACAACTACGACTCGACGCCGATCCTGAAGGCCTTCCTCCGGGAGTCCATCGAGTGTCTCTTCATCGAACCCCAGTCGGAAGGCGACGGGGTCCTCTGGTTCAGCGGCCGCTTCCACCACGATGGCTTCTTCACCGAGTTCAAGAACTTCCTCGTCAACCTCACCCGGCCCAGCTTTTACGGCCCTCTAGTTTCACTTCTCGCTACCATCAGCGCCACCGTCGCTCGCGCCCTCGCCAACCTCGTCATCGTCCTCCTCAGCCCCAGCTACTACTTGGAGACCGTCCCGCGCGCCCTTCTCAGCCTAGGAAAAGCCATCGCAGAACTCCTCACTCCCATCGTGGAAAGCATCGCACCCCTAGCTAGTTCCAAATTCTACCGCGAAACGCTCCCCAGCGCTGCCGTCGCACCTTTCACCGCCAGTTTCTACCGCGAGGTCTGGCACATCCTGGCGGCGGTCTGGGACTACTCCTTCATGGCAGCTGAGAACTTCTTATCTATTATGAGCGCGTTTGCGCAAGTTTACCTGCTCGTCGGAGAGACAGTTAAGAATCTCGTTCTAGGGCTTTTGAATACGAGAATCTCGATCAATGTCAGCTATTCCCACGATACCGTTAGGAATTTGCTGGCCAGCCCGTTGAAAGGAAAAGTTATGCCCAATTTCGCCCCGCAGGAAAAACTGACCACGATGCTCTCCAAGGTAGATGCTTTTAGGAGCACGATCGGACCACGAGGTTTTCTCAATCTAAGAGAGAAACTATGCTAG